The following coding sequences are from one Argonema galeatum A003/A1 window:
- the gntT gene encoding guanitoxin biosynthesis MATE family efflux transporter GntT — MKLTLSNQYDFVPRFFRLAIANVLSNIMVPLANLSSVIFLGHLPAIHHLAGVALAGNLLNLVYMVLIFLRMGTTGVTAQAVGRDDREGVLLVVLRNGLIAIALGIAIVLLQHPLGDLGFAALRDVEPDVKASGMAYFHTQIWGAPAILLNFVVIGWFLGREKNGLVVVLSVAGNAAKIALDYLFIVRLGWESTGAGASYAISQYLALLIGLTFFCTEIKWQEIRAVAGKIWDTSAFKATLTLNGNILVSNFITLFAFLVFNYQAAGMGTIVYAENALLLQIFGLSYYFVEGLGFGTETLTGNFKGKGITEKLFPLVAISVVTSLVVGLTFSGVPTLFPKTVFGLLTNHTEVTNEISVYVPWLLLVLGFSSIGFMLEGYFLGLAEGHTLRNASLISIIVAFTPAAIAAWKYHSNHILWLSLSVFLAFRMLIFAVQVPRTFVSDIGNDSDSVPLFEAGSAEFMPAFKENGSFAEVTLDREPESDRIY, encoded by the coding sequence ATGAAGCTGACGCTGTCAAACCAGTATGATTTTGTGCCGCGCTTCTTCCGACTGGCGATCGCAAACGTCCTGTCGAATATTATGGTGCCACTGGCCAATTTAAGCAGTGTCATCTTCCTGGGACATCTTCCAGCTATCCACCACTTAGCTGGAGTCGCCCTAGCTGGCAATCTGCTTAACCTCGTCTACATGGTGTTAATCTTTCTAAGAATGGGCACCACTGGGGTAACAGCTCAAGCTGTGGGAAGAGATGACCGAGAGGGTGTGCTATTGGTGGTACTGCGTAATGGTTTAATTGCGATCGCGCTGGGAATTGCGATCGTACTCTTGCAGCACCCTTTAGGAGATCTGGGGTTTGCGGCGCTAAGAGATGTCGAGCCAGACGTGAAAGCTTCAGGCATGGCCTATTTCCACACCCAGATTTGGGGAGCCCCTGCCATTTTACTCAACTTCGTCGTCATTGGTTGGTTTCTGGGACGAGAAAAAAATGGCTTGGTTGTGGTATTGTCTGTCGCTGGTAATGCTGCCAAAATCGCACTCGATTACCTCTTTATTGTCCGCTTGGGCTGGGAAAGTACTGGAGCTGGAGCGTCCTATGCTATAAGCCAGTATCTGGCCTTGTTAATAGGATTGACTTTTTTCTGCACAGAAATCAAGTGGCAAGAGATAAGAGCCGTAGCTGGAAAAATTTGGGACACCTCAGCTTTTAAAGCCACTTTGACCCTGAATGGAAACATTTTGGTCAGCAATTTCATTACGCTCTTTGCTTTCCTGGTGTTTAACTATCAGGCAGCAGGGATGGGCACGATTGTCTATGCTGAAAATGCTTTGCTTTTACAGATATTCGGCTTGAGTTACTATTTTGTTGAAGGATTGGGATTTGGCACAGAAACCCTGACTGGAAACTTTAAAGGGAAAGGAATTACCGAAAAGTTATTTCCTCTTGTTGCCATTTCTGTAGTCACTAGCCTGGTGGTGGGACTCACTTTTTCGGGAGTGCCTACTCTATTTCCTAAGACTGTTTTCGGCCTGTTGACCAACCACACCGAAGTCACTAACGAGATTAGTGTTTATGTTCCTTGGTTATTGCTGGTCTTGGGATTCAGTTCAATAGGTTTTATGCTGGAAGGGTACTTCTTGGGTTTAGCAGAAGGGCATACGCTCCGCAATGCTAGTTTAATCTCTATTATTGTGGCATTTACGCCTGCTGCTATTGCTGCTTGGAAGTATCACAGCAACCATATTTTGTGGTTGTCTTTGTCTGTGTTTCTAGCATTCAGAATGCTGATATTTGCGGTACAAGTACCCAGGACGTTTGTCAGCGATATTGGGAATGATAGTGACTCGGTTCCGCTTTTTGAAGCAGGTTCTGCCGAATTTATGCCTGCTTTTAAAGAAAATGGGAGCTTTGCTGAGGTGACGTTGGATCGGGAACCAGAGAGCGATCGCATATACTAA